The following coding sequences are from one Musa acuminata AAA Group cultivar baxijiao chromosome BXJ2-4, Cavendish_Baxijiao_AAA, whole genome shotgun sequence window:
- the LOC135610556 gene encoding E3 ubiquitin-protein ligase SINAT2-like, with protein MDVPESYPTETEFSTVGMETDRVPSYKSSAASGAKAGISSTGSVHELLECPVCTNSMYPPIHQCPNGHTLCSSCKLRVHNHCPTCRQELGNIRCLALEKVAESLELPCRYQNLGCLEIHPYYSKLKHEQLCRFRPYNCPYAGSECLVTGDVPMLVAHLKTDHKVDMHDGCTFNHRYVKPNPNEVENATWMLTVFSCYGHYFCLHFEAFLLGMAPVYMAFLRFLGEDSEARHFSYSLEVGGNGRKLTWQGVPRSIRDSHRKVRDSYDGLIIHRNMALFFSGGDRHELKLRITGRIWKEQ; from the exons ATGGATGTCCCTGAATCCTATCCGACAGAGACCGAATTCTCCACCGTGGGTATGGAAACGGATCGTGTCCCGTCCTACAAATCTTCTGCTGCTTCTGGTGCTAAGGCAGGCATTTCTTCCACCGGTAGTGTGCATGAGCTTCTTGAATGCCCAGTTTGCACCAATTCTATGTACCCTCCCATACACCAG TGTCCAAATGGTCACACTCTTTGTTCGAGCTGCAAACTCAGAGTGCACAACCACTGCCCTACTTGTCGCCAAGAGCTGGGGAACATCAGATGCCTGGCTCTTGAGAAGGTTGCAGAGTCACTGGAGCTACCATGCAGATACCAGAACTTGGGCTGCTTAGAGATTCATCCATATTACAGCAAGTTGAAGCATGAGCAGCTGTGCAGGTTCAGACCCTACAATTGCCCCTATGCAGGCTCAGAATGCCTGGTCACAGGTGACGTTCCAATGCTTGTTGCCCATCTAAAAACTGATCATAAGGTGGACATGCATGATGGGTGCACATTTAACCACCGGTATGTCAAACCCAATCCAAATGAGGTTGAGAACGCGACGTGGATGCTCACC GTTTTCAGTTGTTACGGGCATTACTTCTGCCTTCACTTTGAGGCCTTCCTCCTGGGAATGGCTCCAGTTTATATGGCATTCTTAAGGTTTCTCGGTGAGGACAGTGAAGCAAGGCACTTCAGCTACAGCTTGGAAGTGGGCGGCAATGGCCGAAAACTCACATGGCAAGGAGTGCCGAGGAGCATAAGAGACAGCCACAGGAAAGTCCGCGACAGCTATGATGGGTTGATCATCCATCGTAACATGGCACTCTTCTTCTCCGGTGGCGACCGACACGAGCTGAAGCTACGCATCACTGGTCGGATATGGAAAGAACAATGA
- the LOC135586899 gene encoding uncharacterized protein LOC135586899 has product MSKLGAALFNVVSRRSTAETATEANTSLHSREVPRSEEGRSSPAMEKNVVMICAAVSFLGLLSATLGFAAEATRIRVSDVQTSTLGQCTYPRSPSLALGLIAAVALMIAQAIISTVAGCICCKKYPNPSDTNWTIGMIAFVASRVTFIIALVLLLGGAALNDKWGQERVYFGKYCYVIESGVFTGGAVLSLASVALGIFYYVSSTLPKNIQVSNPQQNQGISLGHSNISPGTQTTLVFVHEDTYIRQQFP; this is encoded by the exons ATGTCAAAGTTGGGTGCGGCTCTCTTTAATGTCGTCAGCCGACGGTCGACCGCTGAGACTGCCACCGAGGCAAACACCAGTCTTCACTCCCGCGAAGTTCCTCGGAGCGAGGAAGGGAGGAGTTCGCCGGCGATGGAGAAGAATGTGGTGATGATCTGTGCAGCCGTGAGCTTCCTTGGCCTTCTCTCTGCTACGCTCGGCTTCGCTGCTGAGGCCACAAGGATCAGG GTTTCTGATGTGCAAACATCAACACTAGGTCAATGCACATATCCAAGGAGCCCATCATTAGCTCTGGGTCTTATAGCTGCAGTGGCTCTTATGATAGCTCAGGCCATCATAAGCACCGTAGCTGGGTGTATATGTTGCAAGAAATATCCAAATCCATCTGACACCAACTGGACAATTGGGATGATCGCCTTTGTTGCTTCTCG GGTGACTTTTATTATAGCCCTTGTTCTGTTGTTGGGTGGTGCTGCCCTAAACGATAAATGGGGGCAGGAAAGGGTGTACTTTGGCAAATACTGCTACGTCATCGAGTCTGGGGTATTTACAGGAGGTGCAGTGTTATCCCTTGCAAGTGTTGCCCTTGGGATTTTTTATTATGTTTCATCAACATTACCAAAGAATATACAAGTTTCAAATCCACAACAAAATCAAGGCATCTCATTGGGTCATTCTAATATTTCTCCGGGGACTCAGACCACCCTGGTATTTGTGCATGAGGATACATATATCAGGCAGCAATTTCCCTGA